The genomic segment CCATCAGCCTGCTCGACGACAGTCAGTTGGAAGACAACCTCGAAGAAATGCTCTGGTCCCTCACCTCGCTGTTTCATCGCCGCCTCACCCATCTGCAAAGGCGTCTTGATGACAATGAATGCGATGTCCGTGAAAGCATGAGCGCGCAAGACGGCTCCGAGGTCGCCTCGGTCGAGCTGGAACGCCTGCAAATGATCGGGTTGAAGCTCTGGGACCACCGCGACGCCTTCGAGCAAATGCGCGATCTGGCTTGTGACCACTTCTCAGCTGCGACAGGTTCGCCTTGGATGCCCCGAACCGGATCAAAGGTTTCGCACAGAGGTCTGACATCCGCAGTCGTAGACAGTCGGGCCTTTCTGTCAGCCAAGCGCCGCAAAGAAACCGAAGTGCATTGCCCTGAAGGCACCCGCATCGCGTTCTCAGGCGGGGACTATCAAGCCTACGATCTCATTTGGGCCGTTCTTGATGCGACGCATCAGAAA from the Sulfitobacter indolifex genome contains:
- a CDS encoding DUF2493 domain-containing protein produces the protein MPLQDKTNPEDHGLTSAILDHLALHGAKPGPDETDHRPLPQPDQVELAMATLFDTTISLLDDSQLEDNLEEMLWSLTSLFHRRLTHLQRRLDDNECDVRESMSAQDGSEVASVELERLQMIGLKLWDHRDAFEQMRDLACDHFSAATGSPWMPRTGSKVSHRGLTSAVVDSRAFLSAKRRKETEVHCPEGTRIAFSGGDYQAYDLIWAVLDATHQKYPDMVLLHGGTPKGAEMIAARWADARGVTQVVFKPDWKSHGKAAPFKRNDKMLEILPQGLIATPGSGITENIVDKARKLGIRVKRIGV